A single Aspergillus puulaauensis MK2 DNA, chromosome 7, nearly complete sequence DNA region contains:
- the FAP7 gene encoding nucleoside triphosphates FAP7 (BUSCO:EOG09264XPY;~COG:F;~EggNog:ENOG410PKWX;~InterPro:IPR027417,IPR020618;~PFAM:PF13207,PF13238;~go_function: GO:0004017 - adenylate kinase activity [Evidence IEA];~go_function: GO:0005524 - ATP binding [Evidence IEA]): MRTVPNIIVTGTPGVGKTVHCEQLAQDSGLRHLSINQVAKDRGCYETYDEELKTWIVDEDKLLDAIEDELLQGGYLIDWHACDLFPKSWIDLIVVLRCPSTSTLYDRLSSRGYHETKLQENLDAEIFGVLIEEAREAFDEEIVVELNSEEDGDVEGNCARICSWIDNWKSDQAKNTD, encoded by the exons ATGCGGACAGTGCCAAACATTATTGTCACAGGCACACCCGGTGTTGGGAAAACAGTACACTGCGAACAGCTAGCCCAGGATTCAGGCTTGCGCCATCTATCGATAAACCAGGTTGCGAAAGACCGAGGCTGCTATGAGACTTATGACGAAGAATTAAAAACCTGGATAGTGGATGAGGACAAA CTTCTAGATGCGATTGAAGACGAGTTACTCCAAGGTGGCTATTTAATAGACTGGCATGCCTGTGACCTATTCCCTAAATCTTGGATCGACCTTATCGTGGTCTTGCGCTGCCCGTCGACATCCACCCTATATGATCGCCTCAGTTCAAG GGGATACCATGAAACAAAACTACAAGAAAACCTAGATGCCGAGATCTTCGGTGTCCTTATCGAAGAGGCGCGCGAGGCCTTTGACGAGGAAATTGTGGTTGAACTAAATAGCGAAGAGGACGGCGATGTAGAGGGCAATTGCGCTAGGATCTGCTCCTGGATAGACAACTGGAAAAGTGACCAAGCGAAGAATACAGATTGA
- the CWF14 gene encoding BUD31 family protein (BUSCO:EOG092652KR;~COG:K;~EggNog:ENOG410PPA2;~InterPro:IPR018230,IPR001748;~PFAM:PF01125;~go_component: GO:0005634 - nucleus [Evidence IEA]), with amino-acid sequence MPPVRTSRNRKRPPAGFDDIEDTLLEFSNKMKDAENAPHEGKKKHEVLWPIFQISHQRSRYIYDLYYEKEAISKQLYDWLLKNGYADPNLIAKWKKQGYEKLCCLRCIQTKETNFNATCICRVPKAQLKEDQIIQCVSCGCRGCASSD; translated from the exons ATGCCTCCAGTTCGCACATCTCGCAATCGCAAACGACCCCCAGCAGGCTTCGATGACATCGAAGACACACTCCTGGAATTCAGCAATAAAATGAAAGATGCCGAAAATGCACCGCATGAGGGCAAGAAGAAACACGAGGTGCTCTGGCCCATTTTCCAGATTAGCCATCAGC GATCAAGATACATCTATGATCTATATTATGAGAAGGAGGCTATATCGAAACAACTCTACGACTGGCTCTTGAAGAATGGCTATGCGGATCCGAACTTGATCGcgaagtggaagaagcaagGGTATGAAAAG CTTTGTTGCCTCCGTTGCATTCAGACAAAGGAAACAAATTTTAACGCTACTTGCATTTGCCGGGTGCCTAAGGCCCAACTTAAAGAGGACCAAATCATACAGTGTGTTAGCTGTGGATGCCGTGGCTGTGCCAGTAGTGACTAA
- a CDS encoding forkhead box transcription factor (COG:K;~EggNog:ENOG410PHR6;~InterPro:IPR030456,IPR001766,IPR036390,IPR036388;~PFAM:PF00250;~go_function: GO:0003700 - DNA-binding transcription factor activity [Evidence IEA];~go_function: GO:0043565 - sequence-specific DNA binding [Evidence IEA];~go_process: GO:0006355 - regulation of transcription, DNA-templated [Evidence IEA]) — MSPKQPVQRVSEARSLHGKATTKSRPPLEPSLLPLKPVENPSPNQDFILNPTSISPNKVSPTKACRDARTSVPAQGRLGFVPITAPTAPAFTTDSPIKKIPFDTYIHPTSSSVPMPHSALFTTFSTINAENQSSVEHQGADVSSAENFADFPEPSLLAKQSLKRSLLEAAPLKERSKKQKREEITTMRLPEPHELPPIEDDGTKPPYSYATLIGMSILRASNRRLTLAQIYKWISDTFSYYKNSDPGWQNSIRHNLSLNKAFIKQERPKDDPGKGNYWAIEPGMEAQFIKDKPLRRATMSSIPLPVVPQREPVHSQGSSTTTWAVPPPAQPSVTQNSKQVDLSSDATLPASDPALQDDAGDESANCATKIPPRSSPSQPIHSSPPVALPRFTRPGTPPTPSHSAAPSNVPRHRKRKSNAMNDSGYFSSLESSAMRSNKASHILTSDLDIEPPRIKRGRAEEEIARIRSSSHDVSPSHSGYMKETGIIVGSSPIRNEYISMLPPPITPLIKFKKPAKPPPSVSPNTNLRNHRKKIQQMVNSPIKHLGLTEDDLPWSPAFNIQDETYTPHDNLHTSFDVFADATADHISTPAYGSPEKRSIKRSRVDASGSGSNVLSDITATSANNRIGGQKSLSPHKSKGLLFPESPSKLPDPGRFVDTAHDDFFSFHLFDDGPQEVDGVDLLQGFQKIGGSGKDDPSRPRPHVSRPQFQRSSKALF; from the coding sequence ATGAGCCCGAAACAGCCCGTACAACGAGTCTCGGAAGCGCGTTCATTGCATGGTAAGGCGACAACGAAATCACGACCTCCATTGGAACCATCGCTGTTGCCTCTGAAACCTGTTGAAAATCCATCACCAAATCAAGATTTCATCCTCAATCCGACTTCGATCTCACCCAACAAAGTGTCCCCCACGAAAGCCTGTCGCGACGCGCGAACTTCAGTCCCAGCTCAAGGGCGATTGGGGTTTGTCCCGATCACTGCCCCTACTGCTCCTGCATTTACTACAGATTCTccgataaaaaaaataccgTTTGACACTTATATTCATCCGACTTCCTCATCCGTTCCAATGCCACATTCTGCCTTATTCACAACATTCTCCACTATCAACGCGGAAAACCAATCTTCAGTAGAACACCAGGGCGCGGATGTGTCTTCTGCAGAAAATTTTGCTGATTTTCCTGAGCCATCTCTACTCGCCAAGCAGTCCCTCAAACGATCGCTTTTGGAAGCAGCACCATTGAAAGAGCGGtcaaagaaacagaagcGGGAAGAGATTACAACAATGCGACTACCAGAGCCCCATGAACTGCCACCAATCGAAGACGACGGCACGAAACCCCCCTACAGTTACGCGACTCTCATCGGAATGTCAATATTACGTGCTTCTAATAGAAGATTAACACTGGCGCAAATCTACAAATGGATATCAGATACATTCTCATACTATAAGAACAGTGATCCGGGCTGGCAAAATAGCATTCGTCACAACCTCAGCTTGAATAAAGCGTTCATCAAACAAGAACGCCCGAAAGACGATCCTGGTAAAGGAAACTACTGGGCTATTGAGCCAGGCATGGAAGCGCAGTTCATTAAGGACAAGCCTTTGCGCCGGGCGACGATGTCCAGCATTCCCCTACCTGTCGTGCCACAGCGGGAACCTGTACACTCACAGGGTTCAAGTACTACCACTTGGGCTGTACCGCCACCCGCGCAGCCTTCTGTCACACAGAACTCTAAGCAGGTGGATTTGTCTTCTGATGCCACTCTTCCTGCGTCTGATCCTGCCCTCCAGGATGACGCGGGTGACGAGAGCGCAAACTGTGCAACCAAAATCCCTCCACgatcttcgccttcacaGCCAATTCATTCGTCTCCCCCTGTTGCACTGCCTCGATTCACGCGTCCCGGAACTCCGCCAACTCCTTCGCACTCTGCTGCTCCTAGCAATGTCCCTCGGCATCGTAAACGGAAATCAAATGCCATGAATGACAGTGGCTACTTCTCATCACTGGAGTCCTCTGCAATGCGCTCAAACAAGGCTAGCCATATCTTGACTTCTGACCTGGATATCGAGCCGCCCCGCATCAAGCGTGGAcgggcagaagaagagattgCGCGAATTCGAAGCTCCTCGCACGATGTCAGCCCAAGCCATTCTGGATATATGAAGGAAACTGGCATAATTGTCGGGTCTTCGCCTATCCGCAACGAATATATTAGCATGCTGCCACCTCCCATTACGCCTTTGATCAAATTCAAGAAGCCTGCAAAACCTCCGCCATCGGTTTCCCCAAACACTAACCTTCGAAATCACcgcaagaagatccagcaaaTGGTCAACTCCCCCATTAAACACTTAGGTCTCACCGAAGATGACCTTCCATGGAGTCCTGCCTTTAATATCCAGGACGAGACTTACACTCCACATGATAACCTCCACACTTCGTTCGACGTGTTTGCCGACGCGACGGCGGACCATATATCCACCCCTGCTTATGGTTCCCCCGAAAAGCGCTCGATCAAACGAAGCCGAGTAGATGCAAGCGGCTCTGGTAGCAACGTGCTATCAGACATCACCGCAACGAGCGCCAACAACCGTATTGGGGGCCAAAAATCCTTATCGCCTCACAAGTCAAAGGGCCTCCTTTTCCCCGAGTCACCATCAAAACTACCTGACCCTGGACGCTTCGTTGATACTGCGCATGATGATTTTTTCTCGTTCCATCTTTTCGACGACGGTCCTCAGGAGGTAGACGGCGTTGATCTTTTGCAAGGATTTCAAAAAATTGGTGGTTCAGGAAAGGACGACCCGTCGAGACCTCGACCTCACGTCTCACGGCCTCAGTTTCAGCGAAGCAGTAAGGCGCTGTTCTGA
- the HOM3 gene encoding aspartate kinase (COG:E;~EggNog:ENOG410PFFF;~InterPro:IPR027795,IPR001048,IPR001341,IPR036393, IPR018042,IPR002912,IPR041747;~PFAM:PF01842,PF13840,PF00696;~go_function: GO:0004072 - aspartate kinase activity [Evidence IEA];~go_process: GO:0008652 - cellular amino acid biosynthetic process [Evidence IEA]): MNGHPQSNSDIISTLKDAPANSTNSNWVVQKFGGTSVGKFALNIIDRVVLPSLSEHKVAVVCSARSSSTKAEGTTNRLLRAARDAEDSHSKQYLALIEAVRLEHAEVVENQISSDQLRAQLISEIDAECERVLKVLEAAQTLGEISARCVDKVISTGEKLSCRLMAAFLQDRGVDSQYVDLSEIIDFHISGQGLDQGFYDNLAAALGRKLRSCEDKVPVITGYFGTVPGGLLDQIGRGYTDLCAALVAVGIHAKELQVWKEVDGIFTADPRKVPTARLLPAITPAEAAELTFYGSEVIHPFTMEQVIRAKIPIRIKNVMNPKGNGTVIFPDSTYELERTTPGHDPRLFRTRSPSLLQRPKRPTAVTIKHNILVINVHSNKRSLSHGFFAGIFSVLDRWKLSIDLISTSEVHVSMALHSERPLLNGVGRDEYQIIDEDLKGALNDLQRYGTVDIIPGMAILSLVGKQMKNMVGVAGRMFTTLGENNVNIEMISQGASEINISCVIEERDADRALNIIHTSLFTFLD, translated from the exons ATGAACGGCCATCCGCAGTCTAATTCAGATATTATATCTACTCTAAAAGACGCACCAGCGAACTCCACAAACAGCAATTGGGTTGTACAAAAATTTGGAGGCACGAGTGTCGGGAAGTTTGCTCTCAATATCATTGATCGAGTTGTCCT CCCAAGCTTATCTGAACACAAAGTTGCCGTAGTTTGCTCTGCAAGGAGCAGTTCTACAAAAGCTGAAGGCACAACCAATCG TTTACTCCGAGCCGCGCGCGACGCAGAAGATTCCCATTCGAAACAATACCTTGCTCTTATTGAGGCGGTCCGATTAGAACATGCCGAAGTAGTGGAGAACCAGATCAGCTCCGACCAACTCAGAGCACAACTTATCTCAGAGATTGACGCCGAATGTGAAAGGGTCCTGAAGGTATTGGAAGCAGCTCAGACACTTGGCGAAATCAGTGCGCGTTGCGTGGATAAAGTTATAAGCACAGGAGAAAAACTAAGCTGTCGCCTAATGGCTGCATTTCTTCAAGATCGGGGTGTTGACTCACAATATGTCGACCTGTCTGAGATAATCGATTTCCACATCTCAGGCCAAGGACTGGATCAGGGGTTTTACGACAACCTTGCCGCTGCTCTTGGCCGCAAGCTTCGTAGTTGCGAGGATAAAGTTCCGGTCATTACGGGGTACTTTGGAACAGTTCCCGGAGGGCTTCTTGATCAGATCGGGCGTGGTTATACTGACCTTTGTGCGGCTTTGGTCGCCGTTGGCATTCACGCTAAGGAACTTCAAGTAtggaaggaggttgatgggATATTCACCGCAGATCCGCGCAAGGTGCCCACCGCTCGCCTTTTACCAGCAATTACGCCTGCAGAAGCAGCTGAGTTGACATTCTATGGCTCGGAAGTGATTCATCCTTTTACAATGGAACAAGTCATTCGCGCCAAAATCCCAATTCGAATCAAGAACGTGATGAACCCGAAAGGGAATGGGACTGTAATATTCCCCGATTCCACCTACGAACTAGAAAGAACGACACCGGGACATGACCCGAGATTATTCCGTACGAGGAGCCCGAGCCTCCTGCAGCGGCCGAAACGTCCAACCGCTGTTACTATAAAACACAACATTCTTGTCATCAATGTTCATTCGAACAAACGCTCCCTCTCTCATGGATTTTTCGCTGGGATATTTTCTGTCCTGGACCGCTGGAAACTGTCGATTGATCTAATATCTACTAGCGAAGTTCACGTGTCGATGGCTCTTCACTCCGAGAGGCCGCTTTTGAACGGTGTCGGGAGAGATGAGTACCAGATAATCGACGAGGATCTTAAAGGAGCTTTGAATGACCTTCAGAGATATGGAACAGTCGACATAATTCCTGGCATGGCcattctcagcctcgtcgggAAGCAAATGAAGAACATGGTTGGGGTGGCAGGACGGATGTTCACCACTCTGGGTGAGAACAATGTCAACATTGAGATGATTTCTCAAG GCGCAAGCGAGATCAACATCTCATGTGTCATTGAAGAACGAGATGCAGACCGTGCCCTCAACATTATACATACAAGCTTATTCACGTTTCTAGATTAA
- the RPL25 gene encoding 60S ribosomal protein uL23 (BUSCO:EOG092657YR;~COG:J;~EggNog:ENOG410PPAS;~InterPro:IPR005633,IPR012678,IPR013025,IPR012677;~PFAM:PF00276,PF03939;~go_component: GO:0005840 - ribosome [Evidence IEA];~go_function: GO:0003735 - structural constituent of ribosome [Evidence IEA];~go_process: GO:0006412 - translation [Evidence IEA]): protein MAPVQKKTGKSKPSDKAGAAAKAVLKGAGAHKTRKIRTSTTFHRPKTLQLSRTPKYPRKSVPHLPRLDAAKIVLYPLNTESAMKKIEENNTLVFIVDVKANKRQIKAALKKLYDVDTVKVNTLVRPDGLKKAFARLTPDVDALDIAATKLAIV from the exons ATGGCACCCGTACAGAAGAAGACAG GCAAGTCGAAGCCCAGCGACaaggctggcgctgctgcCAAGGCAGTCTTGAAGGGTGCAGGC GCGCACAAGACTCGCAAGATCCGCACCTCAACTACCTTCCACCGTCCCAAGACCCTCCAGCTGTCCCGGACTCCTAAGTACCCCCGCAAGTCCGTCCCTCACCTTCCCCGTCTCGACGCCGCCAAGATCGTCCTCTATCCCCTGAACACTGAGAGCGccatgaagaagattgaggAGAACAACACCCTTGTGTTCATCGTGGACGTCAAGGCGAACAAGCGCCAGATCAAGGCCGCTCTCAAAAAGCTCTACGATGTTGACACCGTCAAGGTCAACACACTCGTCAG ACCCGACGGACTGAAGAAGGCCTTCGCTCGCCTCACCCCTGATGTTGACGCTCTCGACATTGCTGCTACCAAGCTTGCTATTGTCTAA
- a CDS encoding 25S rRNA (adenine2142-N1)-methyltransferase (BUSCO:EOG09263PWF;~COG:S;~EggNog:ENOG410PI7W;~InterPro:IPR021867,IPR029063;~PFAM:PF11968), translating into MPVRKQKSKRPVLLSRTRPPTVRKKHAALSAKATRTLIRSHHKLLKQRAQALKVGNNDLVDKIDAQIELNGGLESYQIASKLGQSLDRGGDSSKVLIDWINIRLDILKNTSSKLRVLEVGALSTRNSCSQNGHLDVTRIDLNSQEPGILKQDFMERPLPHSDDHRFHIISLSLVLNYVPDPVGRGEMLKRCVAFLTKAPPAGSSISTVPSLFLVLPAPCVINSRFLTQQRLQDILASMGFSLAKHKQTSKLIYQLWELGGSYEPKQFKKEILNPGRIRNNFAIIVKDGNK; encoded by the coding sequence ATGCCTGtaaggaagcagaagagcaAGCGTCCCGTACTGCTATCTCGCACCCGTCCTCCAACAGTCCGAAAGAAGCATGCCGCCTTATCAGCAAAAGCAACACGGACTCTCATACGCTCCCATCACAAGCTTCTCAAACAGCGGGCCCAGGCGCTAAAAGTTGGCAACAACGATTTAGTTGACAAAATCGATGCCCAGATAGAATTAAATGGCGGCTTAGAAAGCTATCAAATTGCAAGCAAACTTGGTCAATCGCTTGACCGCGGGGGCGACTCTAGCAAAGTCCTTATTGATTGGATAAATATTCGCTTGGACATCTTGAAGAATACTTCTTCCAAGCTTCGAGTTCTCGAGGTCGGTGCACTCAGCACTAGGAATTCTTGTTCTCAGAACGGACATCTTGATGTCACGAGAATTGACTTGAACTCCCAGGAACCTGGGATCTTGAAGCAAGATTTTATGGAACGGCCGCTTCCGCATAGTGACGACCATCGGTTTCACATTATCAGTCTTTCTCTGGTGCTGAATTATGTCCCAGATCCAGTCGGTCGAGGAGAAATGTTGAAACGCTGTGTAGCTTTCTTAACAAAGGCACCACCGGCTGGCTCCTCTATATCTACCGTGCCTAGTTTATTCCTGGTACTCCCTGCACCCTGTGTCATAAACTCCCGGTTTCTCACACAACAAAGACTACAAGATATCCTGGCGAGTATGGGGTTCTCTTTGGCAAAGCACAAACAAACCTCAAAATTAATATACCAGCTTTGGGAGCTTGGTGGAAGCTACGAGCCCAAACAGttcaaaaaagaaattttGAACCCAGgaagaataagaaataaCTTCGCAATCATCGTGAAAGACGGAAATAAATGA
- the SUP45 gene encoding translation termination factor eRF1 (BUSCO:EOG09262CDO;~COG:J;~EggNog:ENOG410PGF4;~InterPro:IPR029064,IPR004403,IPR005142,IPR005140, IPR005141,IPR042226,IPR024049;~PFAM:PF03463,PF03465,PF18854,PF03464;~go_function: GO:0003747 - translation release factor activity [Evidence IEA];~go_process: GO:0006415 - translational termination [Evidence IEA]): MSAVQQANEAEKNIEIWKIKKLIKRLEAARGNGTSMISLIIPPKDQVSRAAKMLAEEFGTASNIKSRVNRLSVLSAITSTQQRLKLYNKVPPNGLVVYCGEIITSEGKERKINIDFEPFKPINTSLYLCDNKFHTEALSELLESDQKFGFIIMDGNGALFGTLSGNTREILQKLSVDLPKKHGRGGQSALRFARLREEKRHNYVRKIAELAVQNYITNDKVNVAGLILAGSADFKNDLNQSDMFDQRLQAKVIKVVDVSYGGENGFNQAIELSSETLSNVKFVQEKKLIGKYFEEISQDTGKVCYGVEDTLKALELGACETLIVYENLDITRWVLKNSEGSEVTVHTTKAQEENKEFFLDKETGTEMEVVDQGSFLEWLAEGYKDFGATLEFVSDKSSEGNQFVKGFGGIGAILRYKVNFEQLADYDDEDEFYDD, from the exons ATGAGCGCGGTCCAGCAGGCGaatgaggccgagaagaataTTGAGATAtggaagatcaagaagctcatcaaGCGGCTCGAGGCTGCCCGAGGAAATGGAACATCAATGATTTCCCTCATCATTC CTCCTAAGGACCAGGTGTCCAGAGCAGCAAAGATGTTGGCTGAAGAATTC GGAACTGCCTCCAATATCAAATCTCGTGTAAACCGTCTCTCTGTCCTCTCCGCCATTACGTCTACTCAACAACGTTTGAAACTTTATAACAAAGTTCCCCCGAACGGCCTAGTTGTCTACTGTGGTGAAATCATTACTTCTGAAGGAAAGGAACGAAAAATTAACATCGATTTCGAGCCCTTCAAGCCAATCAATACATCTCTTTACCTCTGTGACAACAAGTTTCATACAGAGGCCCTGAGTGAACTGCTTGAGTCAGACCAGAAATTTGGTTTCATTATTATGGATGGTAACGGTGCACTCTTTGGTACCTTGAGCGGCAATACAAGAGAAATCCTTCAGAAGCTGAGCGTTGATCTACCTAAAAAACACGGCCGTGGTGGTCAGTCTGCCCTTCGTTTCGCGCGTCTTCGAGAGGAAAAGCGTCATAATTATGTCCGAAAGATTGCCGAGTTGGCTGTGCAGAATTACATCACCAACGACAAAGTGAACGTTGCCGGTCTGATCCTCGCTGGTTCTGCGGATTTCAAAAATGACTTAAATCAGTCCGATATGTTTGACCAGCGACTCCAAGCGAAGGTTATCAAAGTCGTTGATGTGTCATACGGGGGAGAGAATGGTTTCAACCAGGCGATCGAGCTCTCATCCGAGACTCTGAGCAATGTGAAGTTCGtccaagaaaagaaacttATCGGGAAATACTTCGAAGAAATCAGTCAAGACACAGGAAAGGTCTGCTACGGTGTCGAGGATACCCTCAAGGCCCTAGAACTAGGCGCGTGCGAAACCCTGATCGTGTACGAAAACTTGGATATCACTAGATGGGTTCTCAAGAACTCTGAGGGTTCCGAGGTGACCGTTCATACCACCAAGGCTCAGGAGGAAAATAAGGAGTTCTTCCTTGACAAAGAAACCGGCACAGAAATGGAAGTTGTGGACCAAGGCTCCTTCCTTGAGTGGCTCGCCGAAGGATACAAAGATTTTGGAGCCACTTTGGAGTTCGTTTCGGACAAGTCCAGCGAAGGAAATCAGTTTGTGAAGGGTTTTGGTGGTATCGGAGCAATTCTCCGGTACAAGGTTAATTTCGAACAACTTGCTGAttatgatgacgaggatgaattcTACGACG ATTGA
- the TIM8 gene encoding Tim10/DDP family zinc finger protein (COG:U;~EggNog:ENOG410PQY8;~InterPro:IPR004217,IPR035427,IPR039238;~PFAM:PF02953;~go_component: GO:0005758 - mitochondrial intermembrane space [Evidence IEA];~go_process: GO:0072321 - chaperone-mediated protein transport [Evidence IEA]), with amino-acid sequence MDQSLDVSKLSDADKKELSQHLQNESQKAAIQQNVHHLADTCWKKCITSKITSGRLDKNEEACASNCVDRWMDTNLAVLKHLETLQRQ; translated from the exons ATGGACCAATCTCTCGACGTTTCAAAACTCAGCGATGCCGACAAGAAGGAGCTGAGCCAGCACCTTCAAAACGAGTCCCAAAAAGCTGCTATCCAGCAAA ACGTCCATCACCTCGCAGACACCTGCTGGAAGAAGTGCATCACCTCGAAAATTACATCTGGTCGCCTGGATAAGAATGAAGAAGCTTGTGCATCAAACTGTGTTGACCGGTGGATGGACACAAACCTTGCTGTATTGAAGCACTTGGAGACTCTCCAGAGGcaataa
- a CDS encoding C78 family peptidase (COG:S;~EggNog:ENOG410PFM1;~InterPro:IPR012462;~MEROPS:MER1108685;~PFAM:PF07910), translating into MDAQSIGCSTCPFCPFFDLNSDFVLQHVQYCHPENESQLEPTKSSPQVLFRTDLESEPMRFSGHAGGSNGKLPGSLYHADNMPNLEESTIAQYTHSPQPHANSEDVKSKSTCLHTSQNDQTGPSSRIDSKKKVNRSIKRLDRSELGPYAHEKRMPSWLLRMLNRGNTTTQVNRISPDGKLSRHSIIENETPNVVPVLARLCKQDKSVQRAFLCSAHVHHISKMPREGSFCGYRNIQMLVSYMQETRDRGNDYFPGVLPTILQLQDMIERAWDMGYNSVGRTETGGIKGTRKYIGTSEAQALFLSLGIQCEASSIGKTEEMPAHTALLSHIAAYFKSACSDDDAENVVMTDLPPVYFQHHGHSMTIVGFEIRDQGNANILVFDPTFQTPSMIKHATATKIKKPEPSRILKVYRKDICYLKKYQAFELLKLLPPGIPFES; encoded by the exons ATGGATGCACAAAGTATAGGCTGTTCAACATGCCCATTTTGTCCTTTCTTTGATTTAAACAGTGATTTTGTTCTCCAGCATGTCCAATACTGTCATCCTGAGAATGAGTCACAGTTAGAGCCAACCAAATCATCACCCCAAGTCTTATTTAGGACCGATTTAGAGAGTGAACCAATGCGGTTTTCAGGGCATGCGGGCGGAAGTAATGGCAAGTTGCCAGGTTCTCTATATCATGCTGATAACATGCCAAATTTGGAAGAATCTACCATCGCTCAATATACACACTCACCACAGCCTCATGCCAACAGTGAGGATGTTAAAAGCAAGTCTACATGTCTCCATACCTCACAGAACGATCAGACTGGGCCTTCATCACGAATTgactcaaaaaaaaaggtaaatCGAAGTATCAAAAGACTCGAT CGTTCAGAGCTAGGACCTTATGCGCATGAGAAGAGGATGCCTTCTTGGCTCCTCCGAATGCTAAACAGAGGCAACACCACAACTCAAGTAAATAGGATCTCACCGGACGGCAAGCTTTCGAGACATTCGATCATTGAGAATGAAACGCCTAACGTTGTACCGGTTCTCGCTCGATTATGCAAGCAAGACAAGTCCGTTCAGCGTGCGTTTCTTTGCAGCGCCCATGTCCACCACATTTCGAAGATGCCAAGAGAAGGAAGTTTTTGTGGATATAGGAACATCCAAATGCTGGTGTCTTATATGCAAGAAACCCGCGACCGTGGAAACGACTACTTTCCTGGGGTGTTGCCCACAATTTTACAACTCCAGGATATGATAGAGCGAGCATGGGACATGGGTTATAACAGTGTAGGAAGGACTGAGACTGGAGGTATCAAGGGGACCAGGAAATACATCGGCACCTCTGAG GCACAGGCTCTTTTTCTTAGCCTTGGAATCCA ATGCGAAGCAAGCAGCATTGGAAAGACCGAGGAAATGCCGGCTCATACCGCTTTACTTTCGCACATTGCCGCCTACTTTAAAAGCGCATGCTCGGATGATGACGCAGAAAATGTCGTTATGACGGACCTCCCTCCTGTTTATTTTCAACATCATG GACATTCTATGACAATTGTTGGTTTTGAGATTCGAGATCAAGGAAACGCGAATATTCTGGTATTCGACCCGACTTTCCAGACACCCTCCATGATCAAACATGCCACCGCTacaaaaataaagaaacctGAACCGAGTCGTATCCTGAAAGTGTATAGAAAAGACATATGTTATTTGAAGAAATATCAAGCTTTTGAGCTCCTTAA GCTATTGCCCCCCGGTATCCCATTTGAGAGTTAA